A region of Candidatus Leptovillus gracilis DNA encodes the following proteins:
- the dapF gene encoding diaminopimelate epimerase, with translation MSQPFAKYHATGNDMLVIDPTNFTLPLTPARIRRLCHRHQGLGADGLCYGPLPGEMGANTMRFFNPDGTEAEKSGNGLRIFARYLWDAGLVNGRSFTITMHGQSIQAVVLDKYAHQISLAMGQLTFSRLEQEVVVDGVMYRVTAVAIGNPHCVLFTDDLDAIQTIGPQLETAPLFPQRTNVQLVRVLDAHTIEIAIWERGAGYTLASGTSASAAAGTAVRSGRCQSPVIVRMAGGAATVAVDEAWRVVLTGEVTAVAQGTLSPDFWRELSESA, from the coding sequence ATGAGCCAACCTTTTGCCAAATACCACGCCACCGGCAACGATATGTTGGTGATTGACCCGACCAACTTTACCCTGCCCCTTACTCCGGCGCGCATCCGGCGGTTGTGCCATCGTCATCAGGGGTTGGGCGCCGATGGCCTCTGTTATGGGCCGCTGCCCGGTGAAATGGGCGCCAATACGATGCGCTTTTTTAACCCGGATGGCACAGAGGCAGAAAAAAGCGGCAATGGACTGCGGATTTTTGCCCGCTATTTGTGGGACGCGGGTCTGGTAAACGGCCGTTCCTTCACCATCACCATGCACGGTCAATCCATTCAGGCGGTTGTGTTAGACAAGTACGCCCACCAGATTAGCCTGGCGATGGGCCAATTGACTTTTTCCCGGCTGGAGCAGGAGGTGGTGGTAGATGGTGTGATGTATCGGGTGACGGCCGTTGCCATTGGCAACCCCCACTGCGTTTTGTTCACCGATGACCTGGACGCCATTCAAACCATCGGCCCGCAGCTGGAAACCGCGCCGCTGTTCCCGCAGCGCACCAACGTCCAACTGGTGCGCGTGTTGGACGCCCATACCATCGAGATTGCTATCTGGGAGCGTGGCGCGGGTTATACGCTGGCTTCGGGCACGTCGGCCAGCGCGGCGGCGGGCACGGCTGTGCGCTCCGGCCGCTGCCAAAGCCCGGTCATCGTGCGCATGGCCGGCGGCGCAGCCACCGTGGCTGTGGACGAGGCATGGCGGGTCGTGTTAACCGGTGAGGTAACGGCCGTTGCCCAGGGAACCCTATCGCCCGATTTCTGGCGAGAATTGTCGGAGTCTGCCTGA
- a CDS encoding GNAT family N-acetyltransferase: MVDVDAFFDDFPVLETERLVLRQIRPSDTTAIYALFSDEAVTRHYGLETFTAVEQAAQRIAAMRQNYQKRRSIRWAITTQGDDALIGSVGLMNLRPKFFNAAVGYELAPAYWRRGVMTEALTAVIEFSFVIMALNRIEAFVVPENTPSIHLLEKLGFVHEGLMREYGYWRQAFHDLHLFALLRKEWPGAATPDTLRGAVTLRGVGTQRGDR; encoded by the coding sequence ATGGTGGATGTAGACGCATTTTTTGACGATTTTCCCGTGCTGGAAACAGAGCGGTTGGTGCTGCGGCAAATACGGCCGTCCGACACCACTGCCATCTACGCCCTCTTTTCCGACGAAGCGGTGACGCGCCATTATGGGTTAGAGACTTTTACGGCCGTTGAACAGGCTGCCCAACGCATCGCCGCCATGCGCCAAAACTATCAGAAACGGCGTTCCATCCGCTGGGCCATCACCACCCAGGGCGATGATGCCCTGATTGGTTCAGTCGGTCTGATGAACTTGCGGCCCAAGTTTTTTAACGCCGCTGTGGGCTATGAGTTGGCTCCGGCGTATTGGCGGCGGGGGGTGATGACCGAGGCGTTAACGGCCGTCATCGAATTTAGCTTCGTCATCATGGCCCTGAACCGCATCGAAGCCTTTGTCGTGCCGGAAAACACCCCGTCCATTCACCTGCTGGAGAAATTGGGCTTTGTCCATGAAGGGCTGATGCGCGAATATGGCTATTGGCGGCAGGCGTTCCACGATCTGCACCTGTTTGCCCTGCTGCGCAAAGAGTGGCCGGGAGCAGCCACTCCAGACACCTTACGCGGCGCAGTCACCCTGCGGGGCGTAGGCACCCAACGGGGTGACCGATGA
- a CDS encoding GNAT family N-acetyltransferase, translating to MLTEHHTGPDAFSALAGEWDALAGQSMTDTPFQTLAYQQAWWQHLPPPEATLHTITARAADGRLAAIGCFFIQDGSLHFNGCVEETDYLDLIVRPEEAAAAWTAVLNHLRQPDFPAWRVAKLCNIPGASPTRQILPQLAAQQGLDCREVVAEVCPVIPLPTTFDAYLEMLDSKQRREVQRKLRRAAAADAQLVIVGPADDLTQAVDEFLALLQLSTFAKRDWLHDGRRAAFHAFAQSALAAGTLQLMFIAVEGQKAAALFNFDYKGRIWVYNSGLDPDAFGGLSLGVVLTAKAIEHAIENGRTTFDFLRGNETYKYRFGAQDTEIYQIKLQKL from the coding sequence ATGTTAACCGAACATCACACAGGACCCGACGCTTTTAGCGCATTGGCCGGAGAATGGGACGCTCTGGCCGGACAAAGCATGACCGATACCCCTTTCCAAACGCTGGCGTACCAGCAGGCATGGTGGCAGCATTTGCCGCCGCCGGAAGCCACTCTGCATACCATCACCGCGCGCGCCGCCGACGGCCGTCTGGCGGCCATCGGTTGTTTTTTCATCCAGGATGGCAGCCTGCATTTCAATGGCTGCGTCGAAGAGACTGATTACCTGGACCTCATCGTCCGCCCGGAAGAGGCGGCGGCGGCGTGGACGGCCGTGTTGAACCACCTGCGCCAACCCGACTTCCCCGCCTGGCGCGTGGCGAAATTGTGCAACATCCCTGGCGCATCGCCCACACGGCAGATATTGCCGCAGTTGGCGGCGCAGCAGGGGCTAGACTGCCGCGAAGTTGTGGCCGAGGTGTGCCCCGTCATCCCCCTGCCGACGACATTCGACGCTTACCTGGAGATGTTAGACAGCAAACAGCGGCGCGAGGTGCAGCGCAAACTGCGCCGCGCCGCCGCGGCCGATGCCCAACTGGTTATCGTTGGCCCGGCGGACGACCTGACTCAGGCCGTAGACGAATTTCTGGCTTTGCTGCAGCTGAGTACTTTTGCGAAGCGGGATTGGCTGCACGACGGCCGTCGCGCTGCCTTTCACGCTTTTGCGCAATCCGCCCTGGCGGCCGGCACGTTGCAGCTTATGTTCATCGCAGTGGAGGGCCAAAAAGCGGCCGCCCTGTTCAATTTTGATTACAAGGGGCGCATTTGGGTCTATAACTCCGGGCTGGACCCAGATGCCTTTGGCGGACTCAGCCTGGGCGTGGTGTTAACGGCCAAAGCGATAGAACACGCCATTGAAAACGGCCGTACCACCTTCGACTTCCTCCGTGGCAACGAAACATACAAATACCGCTTTGGCGCTCAAGACACGGAAATCTACCAGATCAAATTGCAGAAATTGTGA
- the serS gene encoding serine--tRNA ligase encodes MLDINVIREKPEWVKAQIAKRNDTSPIDEILAGDGRRREILQEVEELRRQVNEASKQIGRVMGTLKKLEADLQRAEAGQDVGQPLETLRTQVLAMQFNADEAKEKPRELGERITQLDEELREVEETLRKNMLWVPNLPHESTPVGPDESHNVVHEAQGAPIPQFDFEPKPHWDLGPQLNILDFERGVKLSGSRFYLLKGAGARLQHAVIQFMLDLHVQKHGYTEIYPPFIVRAINFETAGQLPKFYDNIYRDAEEDFMLLGTAEIALTNVHRDEILEEAQLPIKYVAYTPCFRREKMSAGKDVRGIKRGHQFDKVEMYRFTTPETSFAALEEMKQEAIDICEALGFPYRVLELATGDIGYASVKTYDIEVWAAGCGEWLEVSSASNCTDFQARRANVKYRPAEGGKTRIVHTLNASGLALPRVMIAIMENNQQADGSIVVPEVLRPYMGGLDIIR; translated from the coding sequence ATGTTAGACATCAACGTGATCCGTGAAAAACCTGAATGGGTGAAGGCGCAAATTGCTAAACGCAATGACACATCGCCGATTGATGAGATTTTGGCCGGCGACGGCCGTCGCCGCGAGATTTTGCAAGAAGTGGAAGAACTGCGCCGCCAGGTCAACGAAGCCTCGAAGCAAATTGGCCGGGTCATGGGCACACTCAAAAAGCTGGAGGCAGATTTGCAGCGGGCGGAAGCCGGTCAGGATGTGGGCCAGCCGTTGGAAACGCTGCGGACACAGGTGCTGGCGATGCAGTTCAACGCCGATGAAGCCAAAGAAAAACCGCGTGAATTGGGCGAACGCATCACCCAACTGGATGAAGAGCTGCGCGAAGTTGAGGAAACGCTGCGCAAAAATATGCTCTGGGTCCCCAACCTCCCCCATGAAAGCACGCCGGTTGGCCCAGACGAAAGCCACAACGTCGTCCACGAAGCGCAAGGCGCGCCCATCCCCCAATTTGACTTTGAACCCAAACCACATTGGGATTTAGGTCCGCAGCTAAACATTCTGGACTTTGAACGGGGCGTAAAATTAAGCGGCAGCCGCTTCTATTTGCTGAAAGGCGCCGGCGCGCGGCTGCAACACGCCGTTATCCAGTTTATGCTGGACCTGCACGTCCAGAAACACGGTTACACCGAAATTTACCCGCCGTTCATCGTGCGCGCGATTAACTTTGAGACGGCCGGCCAGCTGCCCAAGTTCTACGACAACATCTACCGGGACGCGGAAGAGGATTTTATGCTCCTGGGCACGGCCGAAATTGCCCTGACCAACGTCCACCGCGATGAAATTTTGGAAGAGGCTCAACTGCCCATCAAATATGTCGCCTATACGCCCTGCTTCCGCCGCGAGAAGATGAGCGCGGGCAAGGACGTGCGGGGCATCAAACGCGGCCACCAGTTCGACAAGGTGGAGATGTACCGTTTCACCACGCCGGAAACCAGTTTTGCCGCCCTGGAAGAGATGAAGCAGGAGGCGATTGACATTTGCGAAGCGCTGGGTTTTCCCTACCGGGTTTTGGAATTGGCGACAGGCGATATTGGCTACGCTTCGGTGAAGACGTATGACATTGAGGTATGGGCGGCCGGTTGTGGCGAATGGCTGGAAGTGAGTTCGGCCAGCAACTGCACCGATTTCCAGGCGCGGCGGGCAAATGTAAAGTACCGGCCGGCCGAAGGCGGCAAGACGCGCATTGTCCATACCCTGAACGCCAGCGGCCTGGCCCTGCCGCGGGTGATGATTGCCATCATGGAGAACAACCAGCAGGCGGATGGCAGTATTGTGGTGCCGGAGGTGTTACGGCCGTATATGGGCGGTTTGGACATAATTCGGTAA
- a CDS encoding DMT family transporter, which translates to MARRWREGLFWALLSPVFLGTIPIFAKLAYAAGANVLTVVAFRTLFAAVVLWTAVLLFARHFIRSSTPGILSSLLAGGVNGIGSLFYYASLSRIDASVGQLVNISYLIFVTILLRLIGHSISRLTLLRTALAVFAIYLLTIGGLSLPDWLGAGMMLVAAFTYAFQLVLSQRIMFDVPAPTMTLYAITAMAGVVTLAWLLFPTPLTAVPAAGWEAIFLMGLVTAVSRLTLFLGVKKLGSMQTALLGVLEVVVSIILAILFLGETLTAVQWLGALVLLTSILLVRYERDIPKFIDWWQIIWRWRLPKQRRGP; encoded by the coding sequence TTGGCTCGCCGTTGGCGCGAGGGGTTGTTTTGGGCGCTGTTATCGCCTGTTTTTTTAGGAACCATCCCCATTTTTGCCAAGCTGGCCTACGCCGCCGGGGCCAATGTGCTGACGGTGGTGGCCTTCCGCACGCTGTTTGCGGCGGTGGTGCTGTGGACGGCCGTTCTCCTGTTTGCCCGTCATTTCATCCGCAGTTCCACGCCGGGCATCCTCAGCAGCCTGTTGGCTGGCGGCGTCAATGGCATCGGCTCGCTCTTTTATTATGCCAGCCTCAGCCGCATAGACGCTTCCGTCGGCCAGCTGGTCAACATCAGCTACCTGATTTTTGTCACCATCTTGCTGCGGCTCATCGGCCACTCCATCTCGCGGCTCACTCTGCTGCGCACGGCGTTGGCCGTGTTTGCCATTTATTTGCTCACCATTGGCGGCCTCAGCCTGCCAGACTGGCTGGGCGCGGGCATGATGCTGGTGGCCGCCTTTACCTATGCGTTTCAGCTTGTCCTCAGCCAACGCATCATGTTCGATGTGCCCGCGCCGACGATGACCCTGTACGCCATCACCGCCATGGCCGGGGTGGTGACGCTGGCCTGGCTGTTGTTTCCCACGCCGTTAACGGCCGTGCCCGCCGCCGGTTGGGAAGCCATTTTTTTGATGGGCCTGGTAACGGCCGTCTCCCGGCTGACTCTCTTCCTGGGCGTCAAAAAACTGGGCAGTATGCAAACCGCCCTGCTGGGCGTGCTGGAAGTGGTGGTGAGTATCATCCTGGCGATTTTGTTTTTGGGCGAAACGTTAACGGCCGTGCAGTGGCTCGGCGCACTGGTATTGCTGACAAGCATTCTGCTCGTCCGCTACGAACGTGACATTCCCAAATTCATTGATTGGTGGCAGATCATCTGGCGCTGGCGGCTGCCAAAACAAAGACGTGGGCCGTGA
- a CDS encoding Dna2/Cas4 domain-containing protein has product MGTTGLLLGVVLFLLTIGAWLWSRDRREKSGVPEGEIIYADTGTWFPNAQPLYAPAYKLAGKPDYLVQQGDGSIVPVEVKSGRAPADPHEGHVLQLAAYCLLVTVNYGQRPSHGIIQYQDRAFAVDFTIDLEEDLLDLLAEMHEGLFARDVDRDHNDWNRCQRCGMRSVCAQRLA; this is encoded by the coding sequence GTGGGAACGACAGGTCTGCTTCTTGGCGTTGTTCTGTTTTTGCTCACCATCGGCGCGTGGCTGTGGTCGCGTGACCGGCGGGAGAAGAGCGGCGTGCCTGAAGGCGAGATTATCTACGCCGATACGGGGACATGGTTTCCCAATGCCCAACCCCTGTATGCCCCGGCCTACAAACTGGCCGGTAAGCCGGATTATCTGGTGCAGCAGGGGGATGGCAGCATTGTGCCGGTGGAGGTTAAATCGGGGCGCGCGCCGGCCGACCCCCACGAGGGGCATGTGCTGCAGCTGGCGGCCTACTGCCTGTTGGTGACGGTGAATTATGGGCAGCGGCCGTCGCATGGCATCATTCAATATCAAGACCGCGCCTTTGCCGTAGATTTTACGATTGACCTGGAAGAAGATTTATTGGACCTGTTGGCCGAAATGCACGAAGGGCTGTTTGCCCGGGATGTGGACCGCGATCACAACGATTGGAACCGCTGCCAGCGCTGTGGGATGCGTTCGGTTTGCGCGCAGCGGCTGGCCTGA
- a CDS encoding bifunctional folylpolyglutamate synthase/dihydrofolate synthase, whose product MSISYSEFNQPHTGCQRNRANAPTRQRANAPCPDCAFRLQFPAMEIGAPSPAYVEALDYLYSLINFERQRLDRYTASKLDPERPYHLVNFLGAPQNRFPAIHIAGTKGKGSVAAMCAYSLRAAGLRVGLYTSPHLQEFRERIRILTPEDADGRIPEAPFVDLVAALKTALNHVPDVTWFEAVTAIALSYFADQQIDVAVIETGLGGRLDATRVVNPLVSVITSLSLDHTELLGHTLAEIAYEKAGIIKPGIPVISAQQPPEAAQRLQEIAAERGSSIAFVGRALHAALETTWLYEGVYHNEGQQQQMALLRAPDAAFVRPGMPFTLALDGEHQLENAAVTLAALHTVQPHFPLLTETAVRTGLATVNWPGRLQIVHPGNNRTPALLVDCAHNPDSIGRLCHALTHDYTYRRLLLLFGAPADKDIAEMLAQLVPLADGIVTTCADHPRAATPTSLAQIVADLGGTAVASPSIAQALTAVWQMAQPGDLICATGSIIVVGDLLNQWERLKSHLLHQTTTTN is encoded by the coding sequence TTGAGTATTTCGTATTCGGAGTTTAACCAGCCCCATACCGGTTGTCAACGCAACCGCGCCAACGCGCCAACGCGCCAACGCGCCAACGCCCCCTGTCCTGATTGCGCTTTTCGGCTACAATTCCCGGCTATGGAAATTGGCGCACCCTCACCGGCTTACGTAGAAGCCCTGGATTATCTGTACAGCTTGATCAACTTCGAGCGGCAGCGGCTGGATCGGTACACCGCGAGCAAATTAGACCCGGAACGGCCGTACCACCTGGTCAACTTCCTCGGCGCGCCGCAAAACCGCTTCCCGGCCATCCACATCGCCGGGACCAAAGGCAAAGGCTCCGTAGCCGCCATGTGCGCCTACAGCCTGCGCGCCGCCGGGCTGCGCGTGGGGCTGTATACCTCGCCCCACCTGCAAGAATTCCGCGAACGTATTCGCATCCTCACCCCAGAAGACGCCGACGGCCGTATCCCTGAAGCTCCCTTTGTAGACCTGGTCGCCGCTCTCAAAACCGCCCTCAACCACGTGCCCGACGTTACCTGGTTTGAAGCCGTCACGGCCATCGCCTTGTCCTACTTCGCCGACCAACAGATAGACGTAGCCGTCATCGAAACCGGCCTGGGTGGCCGACTGGACGCCACCCGCGTCGTCAACCCTCTAGTCTCCGTCATCACCAGTCTCAGTCTGGACCACACTGAACTGCTGGGCCACACCCTGGCGGAAATCGCCTATGAAAAAGCGGGCATCATTAAACCCGGCATTCCGGTCATCTCCGCGCAGCAGCCCCCGGAAGCGGCCCAGCGTTTACAAGAAATCGCCGCCGAGCGCGGTTCATCCATTGCTTTTGTGGGTCGCGCCCTCCACGCCGCACTGGAAACAACCTGGCTGTACGAAGGGGTTTACCACAACGAGGGACAACAACAGCAAATGGCGCTGCTGCGCGCGCCAGACGCGGCGTTTGTGCGGCCGGGAATGCCGTTTACACTGGCTCTGGATGGCGAACATCAGTTGGAGAATGCCGCCGTCACCCTGGCGGCGCTGCACACTGTGCAGCCCCATTTCCCGCTGCTGACAGAAACGGCCGTGCGCACCGGTCTGGCAACCGTCAACTGGCCCGGTCGCCTGCAAATCGTGCATCCTGGCAACAACCGCACCCCAGCCCTGCTGGTAGACTGCGCCCACAACCCGGATTCAATCGGCCGGCTGTGCCACGCCCTGACCCACGATTACACCTACCGGCGGCTGCTGCTGCTTTTTGGCGCGCCGGCCGACAAAGACATCGCCGAGATGTTGGCCCAACTAGTCCCGCTGGCCGACGGCATCGTCACCACTTGCGCCGACCACCCGCGCGCCGCCACCCCCACCAGCCTGGCGCAAATCGTCGCCGACCTGGGCGGAACGGCCGTAGCCAGCCCATCTATCGCGCAAGCATTAACGGCCGTGTGGCAAATGGCCCAACCCGGCGACCTCATTTGCGCCACCGGCTCGATCATCGTCGTCGGTGACTTGCTAAATCAGTGGGAACGCCTAAAATCACACCTGCTGCACCAAACCACGACAACAAATTAA
- a CDS encoding glycosyltransferase encodes MLGGKKTGGMNVYVRDFSRELGRQGILVDVFTRSQDDCQPMIKHDLGHGGRVIHIPAGPEKPIPVAEVNDYLDEFTSGILAFAAQEGIHYDLIHSHYWLSGLVAEKLRDAWGVPIVHMFHTLGQMKNRVALDDAERAPQERLDGEQHVIQIADRLIAATPAEEAQLNWLYNADMRKVRVISPGVDLQRFNPIPKQIAKKQIGIPPNDKNIIFAGRIEPLKGIDTLLCAIALIQKRYPEAVKGVCVAIIGGDPWADTPDVEMARLQELRRELGITDLVTFLGAKDQEILPNYYAAAEVVVMPSHYESFGMVALEAMAMGTPVIASEVGGLAFLIRDNENGFHVPSRDPEALAERIYCLLTDEACRNRLGRQARYYALQYDWEIIVGRMRRVYEEVVGERVAAR; translated from the coding sequence ATGTTGGGCGGCAAAAAAACCGGTGGCATGAATGTCTACGTGCGCGACTTCAGCCGCGAACTGGGCCGTCAGGGCATTCTGGTAGACGTCTTCACCCGCTCCCAGGATGACTGCCAGCCGATGATCAAGCATGATTTAGGCCATGGCGGGCGGGTCATCCACATTCCCGCCGGGCCAGAAAAACCCATCCCCGTCGCCGAAGTGAACGACTATCTGGACGAATTCACCAGCGGCATATTGGCCTTCGCTGCCCAAGAAGGCATCCACTACGACCTCATCCACAGCCATTACTGGCTCTCCGGCCTGGTGGCCGAAAAACTGCGCGACGCCTGGGGTGTACCCATCGTCCATATGTTCCACACCCTGGGCCAGATGAAAAACCGCGTTGCTCTGGACGATGCAGAGCGCGCCCCGCAGGAACGGCTGGACGGCGAACAACACGTCATCCAAATCGCCGATCGTCTCATTGCCGCCACGCCGGCCGAAGAAGCCCAGCTCAATTGGCTTTACAATGCCGATATGCGTAAAGTGCGCGTCATTTCCCCCGGCGTAGACCTGCAGCGCTTCAACCCTATCCCCAAACAAATCGCTAAAAAACAGATCGGCATTCCGCCTAACGACAAAAACATCATCTTTGCCGGCCGCATCGAGCCGCTGAAAGGCATAGATACCCTGTTGTGTGCCATCGCCCTCATCCAAAAGCGTTACCCGGAAGCGGTGAAGGGTGTCTGCGTCGCCATCATTGGCGGCGACCCCTGGGCCGACACGCCAGATGTGGAAATGGCTCGCCTGCAAGAACTGCGCCGGGAATTAGGCATCACTGATTTGGTAACGTTTTTGGGGGCCAAAGACCAGGAGATTTTGCCCAACTATTACGCCGCCGCCGAAGTGGTCGTCATGCCTTCGCATTACGAGAGTTTTGGCATGGTGGCGTTGGAGGCGATGGCCATGGGCACGCCGGTCATCGCTTCAGAAGTGGGCGGGCTGGCCTTTCTGATACGCGACAACGAAAACGGCTTCCACGTGCCCTCCCGCGACCCGGAGGCGCTGGCGGAACGCATTTATTGCCTGCTGACGGACGAGGCATGCCGCAACCGGCTGGGGCGGCAGGCGCGTTACTATGCGCTGCAATATGATTGGGAGATTATCGTGGGGCGGATGCGGCGGGTGTATGAAGAGGTGGTGGGGGAAAGGGTGGCTGCCCGATGA